A genomic stretch from Terriglobales bacterium includes:
- the cobA gene encoding uroporphyrinogen-III C-methyltransferase, whose amino-acid sequence MTARRNGKVYLVGAGPGDPELLTRKAHRLLGEASVVLHDDLVSGEILALARPEALLVNVGKPHGEKRTTQSQINALLVFFATGGSDVLRLKGGDPLVFGRAGEEMDALDAAGVEYEIVPGVTAAFAAAASVRRSLTDRRAAATLIVTTANRCAGEATDWHGLARSDATLAIYMPGRDYGRVADELIAAGLERGTPCIIVSRAATREQQTATQTLAELGKVDPLPTPALLLVGKALAKRAEHPAEHPAATGPDVPHAVLPHERETCIESLL is encoded by the coding sequence ATGACAGCCAGGCGCAACGGCAAGGTGTACCTGGTGGGCGCCGGCCCCGGTGATCCCGAGCTGCTCACGCGCAAAGCGCACCGTTTGCTCGGCGAAGCTTCCGTGGTGCTGCACGACGATCTTGTTTCCGGCGAGATTCTCGCGCTGGCGCGGCCGGAAGCGCTGCTGGTGAACGTGGGCAAGCCGCACGGCGAAAAGCGCACCACGCAGTCGCAGATCAACGCGCTGCTGGTCTTCTTCGCCACCGGCGGCAGCGACGTGCTGCGCCTGAAAGGCGGCGATCCGCTGGTCTTCGGCCGCGCGGGGGAAGAAATGGATGCGCTGGACGCGGCCGGCGTGGAATACGAGATCGTGCCCGGCGTAACCGCCGCATTCGCGGCCGCGGCGTCGGTGCGCCGCTCGCTCACGGACCGCCGCGCGGCCGCCACGCTGATCGTGACCACCGCCAACCGCTGCGCCGGTGAAGCGACGGACTGGCACGGCCTCGCGCGCAGCGACGCCACGCTCGCCATCTACATGCCCGGACGCGACTACGGCCGCGTGGCTGATGAATTGATCGCCGCGGGCCTGGAGCGCGGCACGCCCTGCATCATTGTCTCGCGCGCCGCCACGCGTGAGCAGCAGACCGCCACGCAAACGCTCGCCGAGTTGGGCAAGGTGGACCCGCTGCCCACACCCGCGCTGCTGCTGGTGGGCAAAGCGCTCGCAAAGCGCGCCGAACATCCCGCCGAACATCCCGCCGCGACAGGGCCCGACGTCCCGCATGCGGTCCTGCCGCACGAGAGGGAAACGTGCATCGAGTCGTTGCTGTAG
- a CDS encoding bifunctional precorrin-2 dehydrogenase/sirohydrochlorin ferrochelatase: protein MSELRPDTANHRALFPLMLKLAGRRALVAGAGSVAESKIEPLLRSGAQVRVVAPRATPRILRWAGAGAIAFDPRPFRADDLRGIFVVIVATSSPDVNHTVAALARQSNVLCNVVDDPDYCDFYFPAVVRRGDLQIAISTAGQSPAMAQQLRQQLEAQFGPEYEDLVSAIGRERRSVLAAEAPGEARKQRLHDLAAQALGRQRGSGLHLVRKREEAG from the coding sequence ATGAGCGAACTTCGTCCAGATACCGCGAACCATCGCGCGCTGTTTCCGCTCATGCTGAAGCTCGCCGGGCGGCGCGCGCTGGTGGCCGGCGCCGGCAGCGTCGCCGAGTCGAAGATCGAACCGCTGCTGCGTTCGGGCGCGCAGGTGCGGGTGGTGGCGCCACGCGCCACGCCGCGCATTCTGCGCTGGGCCGGCGCCGGCGCGATCGCGTTCGACCCGCGTCCGTTTCGCGCCGACGACCTGCGCGGCATCTTTGTCGTGATTGTCGCCACGTCATCGCCCGACGTGAACCACACCGTTGCCGCGCTCGCGCGGCAGAGCAACGTGCTCTGCAACGTGGTGGATGATCCCGACTACTGTGACTTCTATTTCCCGGCGGTCGTTCGCCGCGGCGACCTGCAGATTGCCATCTCGACCGCGGGACAGAGCCCGGCCATGGCGCAGCAGCTTCGCCAGCAGCTCGAGGCGCAGTTCGGTCCCGAGTACGAGGACCTTGTGAGCGCGATAGGCCGCGAGCGGCGCAGCGTGCTTGCCGCCGAGGCGCCGGGCGAAGCGCGCAAGCAGCGGTTGCATGACCTGGCCGCGCAGGCGCTCGGGCGGCAGCGAGGCAGCGGCCTACACCTGGTGCGGAAACGTGAGGAGGCTGGATGA
- a CDS encoding nitrite reductase, translating into MAQAVQETKAQRVERLKREKNAWEHLDEIRAFARSGFASIPPEWLGTYFRAWGVYTQGDGAGVVGGKNGEGKALPYFMVRIRIPNGLLLSHQLRTIADVTERYGRGAADLTVRQNVQLHWITIEALPELLESLWRAGLTTMGSCGDDTRNITGCPLAGVDADELCDASPLAVQVTRMLVGNAEFYNLPRKFKVSITGCRVWCSYPEINDVGLTAITRGMNGHAETGFSLRVGGGLSADPFLALRLNAFVRWNQVAPVVKGIAEIFRDAEVLRENRERARLKFLFLRHGWTAESFQQELERRIGFALDPAVPEQPPNDVYRDHVGIHRQKQPGYVYVGSAVLRGRISATQMRIAAGLAERFGSGELRTTNMQNLLIVNVPEQNALALAHELNQADLPVQGSPFWRGAIACSGSEFCKLAITETKGFSRWLTEELEDRLPGFDQHLKLHVTGCPNSCGQHWIADIGLDGKKIKVNGEMRDAYYFCVGGAVGLHQSIARPIGYRCLAEEVPAAIERLLRHYLAQRSPGENLRQFFSRHSEGELRTFAAGERTEAVLRDASPGAPPHGVEA; encoded by the coding sequence ATGGCGCAGGCAGTGCAGGAAACCAAGGCGCAGCGTGTGGAACGCCTGAAGCGCGAGAAAAACGCGTGGGAGCACCTGGACGAAATCCGCGCGTTCGCGCGCTCCGGTTTCGCTTCCATCCCGCCGGAGTGGCTGGGCACGTACTTCCGCGCCTGGGGCGTGTACACGCAGGGCGACGGCGCCGGCGTGGTGGGCGGCAAGAATGGCGAGGGCAAGGCGCTGCCGTACTTCATGGTGCGCATCCGGATCCCGAACGGGCTGCTGCTTTCGCACCAGCTGCGGACGATCGCCGATGTGACGGAGCGCTACGGGCGCGGCGCCGCCGACCTGACCGTGCGGCAGAACGTTCAGCTGCACTGGATCACGATTGAAGCGCTGCCGGAGCTGCTCGAATCGTTGTGGCGCGCCGGGCTCACGACCATGGGCTCGTGCGGCGACGACACGCGCAACATCACCGGCTGCCCGCTGGCCGGAGTGGACGCCGACGAGCTCTGCGACGCGTCGCCGCTGGCCGTGCAGGTCACGCGCATGCTCGTGGGCAACGCCGAGTTCTACAACCTGCCGCGCAAGTTCAAGGTCAGCATCACCGGATGCCGCGTGTGGTGCTCGTATCCGGAGATCAACGACGTGGGTCTCACCGCCATCACGCGGGGCATGAACGGACATGCGGAAACCGGTTTTTCATTGCGCGTGGGCGGCGGACTCTCGGCCGATCCTTTTCTGGCGTTGCGGCTGAACGCCTTTGTCCGCTGGAACCAGGTGGCGCCGGTGGTGAAGGGCATCGCAGAAATTTTTCGCGACGCCGAAGTTCTCCGCGAGAACCGCGAGCGCGCGCGGCTGAAGTTTCTGTTTTTGCGGCACGGCTGGACGGCGGAAAGCTTTCAGCAGGAACTGGAGCGCCGCATCGGCTTTGCGCTCGATCCGGCCGTGCCCGAGCAGCCGCCGAACGACGTGTATCGCGACCACGTCGGCATCCACCGGCAGAAACAGCCGGGATACGTTTACGTGGGCTCGGCGGTGTTGCGCGGGCGCATCAGCGCCACCCAGATGCGCATCGCCGCCGGCCTCGCCGAGCGTTTTGGTTCCGGCGAGCTGCGCACCACCAACATGCAGAACCTGCTCATTGTCAACGTGCCCGAGCAGAATGCGCTGGCGCTGGCGCACGAACTGAACCAGGCCGACCTGCCGGTGCAGGGTTCGCCGTTCTGGCGCGGCGCGATCGCGTGCAGCGGATCGGAATTCTGCAAGCTCGCCATCACCGAGACGAAAGGTTTTTCGCGCTGGCTCACGGAAGAGCTCGAAGACCGCCTGCCGGGATTCGATCAGCACCTGAAGCTGCACGTGACCGGCTGCCCCAACAGTTGCGGACAGCACTGGATCGCCGATATCGGCCTCGACGGAAAGAAGATCAAGGTCAACGGCGAGATGCGCGACGCCTATTACTTCTGCGTGGGCGGCGCGGTGGGACTCCATCAATCGATTGCGCGGCCCATCGGGTACCGCTGCCTGGCCGAAGAAGTTCCCGCGGCCATCGAGCGCCTGCTGCGGCACTACCTGGCGCAGCGTTCGCCGGGAGAAAACCTGCGGCAGTTTTTCTCGCGCCACAGCGAGGGCGAGTTGCGCACGTTTGCCGCCGGCGAGCGCACGGAGGCCGTTCTCCGCGACGCCTCGCCGGGCGCGCCGCCGCACGGAGTGGAAGCATGA
- the yiaK gene encoding 3-dehydro-L-gulonate 2-dehydrogenase — translation MPPITLKPRNERVTFDQLVGELERVLSRNGFTRDESATMARVFAESTRDGVHSHGVNRFPLFIQHVRKGIVKTGVAPELVHAVGAFERWDGHGGAGILNALHSMGRAIALAEKHGVGCVGLRHTNHWMRAGTYGLQAADAGCIGICWTNTIALMPPWGGQQVRVGNNPVVIAAPRQGGHLLLDMAMSQFSVGRIESAARSGEPLPADAGFDSSNHVTRDPAAVLKTKRLLPIGLWKGVGLRILLDTLAAAVSEGHATHHITAGSAETSLSQIFIAIDLKRIAAEKANVIVESIVADVNSATPSAPGAEVPSVPGQRMAERRARAERDGIAVRADIWREIQAL, via the coding sequence ATGCCACCAATCACCCTCAAGCCGCGAAACGAGCGCGTGACCTTCGATCAGCTGGTTGGCGAATTGGAGCGCGTTCTGAGCAGGAACGGATTCACCCGGGATGAAAGCGCCACCATGGCGCGCGTTTTCGCCGAGAGCACGCGCGACGGCGTGCACTCGCATGGCGTCAATCGCTTTCCGCTCTTCATACAGCACGTCCGCAAAGGGATTGTGAAGACCGGCGTTGCGCCTGAGCTGGTGCACGCGGTGGGCGCCTTCGAGCGCTGGGACGGGCACGGTGGCGCGGGCATCCTGAACGCGCTGCATTCGATGGGCCGCGCCATCGCGCTGGCGGAAAAGCACGGCGTGGGCTGCGTGGGCCTGCGACACACCAACCACTGGATGCGCGCCGGCACCTACGGACTCCAGGCCGCCGACGCCGGCTGCATCGGCATTTGCTGGACCAACACCATCGCGCTCATGCCGCCCTGGGGAGGCCAGCAGGTGCGCGTCGGCAACAATCCCGTGGTCATTGCGGCGCCGCGCCAGGGCGGACATCTTCTTCTCGACATGGCCATGAGCCAGTTCTCCGTGGGACGCATCGAGAGCGCGGCCCGCTCGGGGGAACCGCTTCCCGCCGATGCAGGCTTCGATTCCAGCAATCACGTGACGCGCGATCCGGCCGCAGTATTAAAGACCAAGCGGCTGCTGCCGATCGGCTTGTGGAAGGGCGTGGGCCTGCGCATTCTTCTCGACACGCTGGCCGCTGCGGTCTCCGAAGGTCACGCAACCCACCACATCACCGCCGGTTCCGCCGAGACTTCGCTGTCGCAGATCTTCATCGCGATCGACCTGAAGCGAATCGCCGCCGAGAAAGCAAACGTCATCGTGGAATCCATCGTTGCCGACGTGAATTCGGCCACGCCCTCCGCTCCCGGCGCCGAGGTTCCCAGCGTCCCCGGGCAGCGCATGGCCGAGCGCCGTGCCCGCGCCGAGCGCGACGGCATCGCCGTAAGAGCCGACATCTGGCGGGAAATACAAGCGCTCTGA
- a CDS encoding TIGR00300 family protein, translating into MNEFSEEIALEGHIIDSWVLPKVFDAVMDLGGSFDLKEIRVGRRKDETSFARLRVMADSEQRLDRILTALQQYGAVLVSSSDVHTEPAPCDGALPDGFYSTTHMPTEVRLGGKWVNVADTEMDLAIVVDSARRSARMLPMADVRKGDAVVVGHEGIRVLPPQRAREREIFSFMASDVSSERPKRLVIDEIARQMREIRSHGGKILVVAGPAIVHSGAGAYLARIIRAGYVQALFGGNAIAAHDVESVLMGTSLGVALHSGQPVEGGHRHHMVAINAIRRAGSLRAAVETGVLREGVMYECIRNNVEMVLAGSVRDDGPLPDVVLDMTEAQRRMRAAVRGVEMALMIATMLHSIATGNMLPAAVKVVAVDINPAVVTKLADRGTFQALGLVTDAELFVRELAEALGV; encoded by the coding sequence ATGAACGAGTTCAGCGAAGAGATCGCCCTGGAAGGCCACATCATCGACTCCTGGGTCCTGCCCAAGGTCTTCGACGCGGTCATGGACCTGGGCGGCTCCTTTGATCTGAAGGAGATACGCGTCGGCCGCCGCAAAGACGAAACCTCGTTCGCGCGCCTGCGCGTCATGGCCGACAGCGAGCAGCGGCTCGACCGCATCCTGACCGCGCTGCAGCAGTACGGCGCGGTGCTGGTTTCCAGCAGCGATGTCCACACCGAGCCGGCGCCCTGCGATGGCGCCCTGCCCGACGGTTTCTACTCCACCACCCACATGCCCACCGAGGTGCGCCTGGGCGGCAAGTGGGTGAACGTGGCCGATACGGAAATGGACCTGGCCATCGTGGTGGACTCCGCGCGCCGCTCCGCGCGCATGCTGCCGATGGCCGACGTGCGCAAGGGCGACGCCGTCGTGGTCGGCCACGAGGGTATTCGCGTGCTGCCGCCGCAGCGCGCGCGCGAACGCGAGATCTTTTCCTTCATGGCCAGCGACGTTTCGTCGGAGCGCCCCAAGCGCCTGGTGATCGACGAGATCGCGCGGCAGATGCGCGAGATCCGCTCGCATGGCGGGAAAATTCTCGTCGTCGCCGGGCCCGCGATCGTGCACAGCGGCGCTGGGGCCTACCTGGCGCGCATCATCCGCGCCGGCTATGTGCAGGCGCTGTTCGGCGGCAATGCGATCGCCGCTCACGATGTGGAAAGCGTGCTGATGGGCACCTCGCTCGGCGTCGCCCTCCACAGCGGACAGCCCGTGGAAGGCGGACATCGCCACCACATGGTTGCCATCAACGCCATCCGGCGAGCGGGCTCGCTGCGCGCGGCCGTGGAGACGGGCGTCCTCCGCGAAGGCGTGATGTACGAGTGCATCCGCAACAATGTCGAGATGGTGCTCGCCGGCTCGGTGCGCGACGATGGCCCGCTGCCCGACGTGGTCCTCGACATGACCGAGGCGCAGCGCCGCATGCGCGCCGCTGTCAGGGGCGTGGAGATGGCGCTGATGATCGCCACCATGCTGCACTCCATCGCCACCGGGAACATGCTGCCCGCGGCGGTGAAGGTGGTCGCGGTGGACATCAACCCGGCCGTCGTCACCAAGCTGGCCGACCGCGGCACCTTCCAGGCGCTCGGGCTGGTGACGGACGCTGAATTATTTGTGCGCGAGCTGGCCGAGGCGCTCGGCGTTTAG
- a CDS encoding ammonium transporter: MQTESNSGSGTGRFSRLSRRLRDREWRRYGALLLSGKLMGIGLALMIMFVVSSVFFTTALAAASEVRAADIVNPINTVWTLLAAFLVFGMQVGFTMLEAGFCRSRETVNVLMECIVDTCLCGLLFYAFGFAFMFGSGNGLIGRQYFFLQGAPPTYGTTGVAFLAFWLFQFAFADTCSTITSGAMIGRTGFVGDLLYSVGVSGFIYPIIGHWAWGPDGFLALMGAEGHFLPSLGAGFHDFAGSTVVHTIGGFIALAGAIVLGPRLGRRFKRDGGGPMLPHDLVIAASGGLILWFGWYGFNPGSTLSAMDYEGIGRVAANTTLAACSGGLIAMIAAYFATKKWDLAFTVNGFLAGLVAITCPCYWVSPAGAIILGGVAGVVVYLGVEALEWLRIDDPIGAVPVHGFCGIWGTLSLGLFACGKYGATGQLAADNSAPLTGLFYGGGWKLLEAQLVGSAIVTASTFSVALALMYLVHATGQLRVSRAGELFGLDLHEHGFPAYPEYVIAAGASPAGLLAVSEPAAAKAASASVPPVAIIDTGRAAEASAGS, from the coding sequence ATGCAGACCGAATCGAACAGCGGTAGCGGTACCGGAAGATTTTCGCGACTGTCGCGGCGCCTCCGCGACCGTGAGTGGAGGCGCTACGGCGCCCTGCTGCTCAGCGGCAAGCTCATGGGCATCGGCCTGGCGCTGATGATCATGTTCGTTGTCTCCAGCGTCTTCTTCACCACGGCGCTGGCGGCGGCAAGCGAGGTCAGGGCCGCCGACATCGTGAACCCGATCAACACCGTGTGGACGCTGCTGGCGGCTTTCCTCGTCTTCGGCATGCAGGTGGGCTTCACCATGCTCGAGGCCGGGTTCTGCCGCTCGCGCGAAACCGTGAACGTGCTCATGGAGTGCATCGTTGACACGTGCCTCTGCGGGCTCCTGTTCTACGCGTTCGGTTTCGCCTTCATGTTCGGCAGCGGCAACGGGTTGATCGGCCGCCAGTATTTCTTCCTCCAAGGCGCGCCGCCAACCTACGGGACGACGGGCGTGGCATTCCTGGCGTTCTGGCTGTTCCAGTTCGCCTTCGCCGACACCTGCTCGACCATCACCTCGGGCGCGATGATCGGCCGCACAGGCTTCGTCGGCGATCTGCTTTACAGCGTCGGCGTCTCCGGATTCATCTATCCCATCATCGGCCACTGGGCATGGGGGCCGGACGGCTTCCTCGCGCTGATGGGGGCCGAAGGACACTTCCTGCCCTCGCTCGGCGCCGGCTTTCACGACTTCGCCGGCTCAACCGTGGTGCACACCATCGGCGGCTTCATCGCGCTCGCCGGTGCGATTGTGCTCGGCCCGCGCCTGGGAAGGCGCTTCAAGCGCGACGGCGGCGGGCCCATGCTGCCGCACGACCTGGTGATCGCCGCCAGCGGCGGACTCATTCTGTGGTTCGGCTGGTACGGCTTCAACCCCGGCAGCACGCTTTCGGCGATGGACTACGAGGGCATCGGGCGCGTGGCCGCCAACACCACGCTGGCCGCCTGTTCCGGCGGATTGATCGCCATGATCGCCGCCTACTTCGCCACCAAAAAGTGGGACCTGGCGTTCACCGTGAATGGATTTCTGGCCGGACTGGTGGCCATCACCTGTCCCTGTTACTGGGTGAGCCCAGCCGGCGCGATCATTCTGGGGGGCGTCGCCGGGGTGGTTGTGTATCTGGGCGTAGAGGCGCTGGAGTGGCTGCGCATTGACGATCCCATCGGCGCGGTCCCGGTGCACGGCTTCTGCGGCATATGGGGCACGCTGTCGCTGGGCCTGTTCGCCTGCGGAAAGTACGGAGCCACGGGGCAGCTGGCGGCCGACAACTCCGCGCCCCTCACCGGCCTGTTCTACGGCGGAGGCTGGAAGCTGCTCGAGGCGCAGTTGGTGGGCAGCGCGATCGTCACGGCGTCAACTTTCAGCGTAGCGCTTGCGCTCATGTACCTGGTGCATGCCACCGGCCAGTTGCGCGTCTCGCGCGCGGGCGAGTTGTTCGGGCTCGACCTGCACGAGCACGGCTTCCCCGCGTATCCCGAGTACGTGATCGCGGCCGGCGCGTCGCCCGCGGGTTTGCTTGCAGTCTCAGAGCCGGCGGCGGCGAAAGCGGCCAGCGCTTCGGTGCCTCCGGTTGCCATCATCGACACCGGCAGAGCGGCAGAGGCTTCGGCCGGATCTTAG
- a CDS encoding methyltransferase domain-containing protein, translating to MRTTILKLVKRIDAVTQLPQPIYEFGAGHTVGQESRGKVRDFFRGRNYVASDMEPGIGVDRVLDVQRLDLPSEVAGTAILLETIEHVEKPWLALQELHRVLAPGGVVILSSVMFFPVHLFPDDYWRFTASGFRSLLAPFDDCVVTAAGMRTLPHSVVGIGFKAPVAAEMKGKIADAVEAWRRHDATSWKEIALAALPPWMLVKAYDWYVARNIERAKKKG from the coding sequence ATGCGGACCACCATCCTCAAACTGGTGAAGCGGATTGACGCGGTGACCCAGCTTCCGCAACCCATCTACGAGTTCGGCGCGGGGCACACCGTCGGGCAGGAGTCGCGGGGCAAGGTGCGCGACTTCTTTCGCGGCAGGAACTATGTCGCGTCAGACATGGAGCCCGGCATCGGGGTTGACCGCGTCCTCGACGTTCAGAGGCTCGATCTTCCGAGCGAAGTCGCGGGCACCGCCATCCTGCTCGAGACGATCGAGCACGTGGAAAAGCCGTGGCTGGCGCTGCAGGAGCTGCATCGCGTGCTGGCGCCGGGCGGCGTGGTGATCCTCAGCTCGGTCATGTTTTTTCCCGTGCACCTGTTTCCTGACGACTATTGGCGCTTCACCGCCAGCGGCTTCCGCTCGCTGCTGGCGCCGTTCGACGATTGCGTGGTGACCGCGGCGGGGATGCGCACGCTGCCACATTCGGTGGTTGGCATCGGTTTCAAGGCGCCGGTCGCGGCGGAGATGAAGGGCAAGATTGCCGACGCCGTCGAGGCCTGGCGCAGGCACGACGCGACTTCGTGGAAGGAAATCGCGCTGGCCGCCCTGCCGCCCTGGATGCTGGTGAAGGCGTACGACTGGTACGTGGCCAGGAACATCGAGCGCGCGAAAAAGAAGGGCTGA
- a CDS encoding ABC transporter ATP-binding protein, translating to MSAPNPAVTPLVEVAGVTKRFGPVVAVEDASFSIRHGEILGLIGPNGSGKTTLLECMGGVLAADSGAIVRDGRPLTPDERSALLFYLPDAIAPWPSQPLAWALDYTMDIFGGRRPLREDVLRALELGPLLDRPLGRLSKGQRKRALLAIGLLTPQPLLVADEPFEGLDLRQARDLARKLRAFAGGDRAMLLSIHQIADAARVCDRFVLISAGSVCGEGTLAELCALAAARGAAPAGPGLEEVFLGLT from the coding sequence ATGTCTGCGCCAAATCCTGCGGTAACGCCGCTCGTGGAGGTGGCGGGTGTCACGAAGCGCTTTGGACCGGTGGTTGCCGTCGAGGACGCGTCATTTTCCATCCGCCACGGCGAGATCCTGGGGCTGATCGGCCCCAACGGCTCCGGCAAGACCACGCTGCTGGAGTGCATGGGCGGCGTGCTCGCGGCCGACAGCGGCGCCATCGTTCGCGACGGCCGGCCGTTGACGCCGGATGAGCGTTCGGCGCTGCTGTTCTATCTGCCCGATGCGATCGCGCCGTGGCCCTCGCAGCCGCTTGCCTGGGCGCTCGACTACACGATGGACATTTTTGGCGGCCGCCGCCCGCTGCGTGAAGACGTGCTGCGCGCCCTCGAGCTGGGGCCGCTGCTGGACCGTCCGCTCGGCCGGCTGTCGAAGGGCCAGCGGAAGCGCGCGCTGCTGGCCATTGGGCTGCTCACGCCGCAGCCGCTGCTGGTGGCCGACGAGCCGTTCGAAGGGCTCGACCTGCGCCAGGCGCGCGACCTTGCGCGCAAGCTGCGCGCATTCGCCGGCGGCGATCGCGCCATGCTGCTCTCCATCCATCAGATTGCCGACGCGGCCCGGGTGTGCGACCGCTTTGTCCTGATCAGCGCCGGCAGCGTCTGCGGCGAAGGCACGCTCGCGGAACTCTGCGCGCTGGCCGCCGCGCGTGGCGCGGCCCCGGCCGGTCCCGGCCTGGAAGAGGTGTTTCTTGGCCTCACCTAG
- a CDS encoding porin: MMFCSAISVPPGCAAQTSGDAPPDLTRRVQELEKQLEDLRGQLAALRNAGSLLGTAARGATPAITNAVPAAPPATSPSLSRLLGNTTFSGFVDMYYSTNFNQPAARTAGLRSFDVNSNQFGLNLVELVADRTPDVNNSRTGYRIALGFGQAMNAVNGSDAGGLNFAQYLKEAYFSYLAPVGKGLQVDAGKFVTPHGAEVIETRDNWNYSRGLLFSYAIPYYHFGMRARYSFSDKYSLTGFFVNGWNNVVDNNTGKTYGLGLGWNPTKKISVAQNYMAGPEQGATNSNWRQLSDTVVTCTPNPRLSLMANYDYGRGDRVAGVKGPVYWTGIAGYVRYALGERYALATRYEYYLDHDGFTTGTAQHIHGFTGTFQRAIAQHLLTRLEFRRDVSNQPVFARGPGLDKAQNTFAAGMVYMFDSREGAN, from the coding sequence ATGATGTTCTGTTCAGCCATTTCCGTCCCGCCAGGGTGCGCCGCCCAAACCTCCGGCGACGCGCCGCCGGACCTCACGCGGCGTGTGCAGGAGCTGGAAAAGCAGTTGGAGGACCTGCGCGGGCAACTGGCCGCATTGCGAAACGCCGGTTCTCTGCTCGGCACAGCGGCACGGGGCGCGACCCCGGCAATCACAAACGCGGTCCCGGCGGCGCCGCCGGCAACTTCACCGTCGCTCTCGCGGCTGCTCGGCAACACCACGTTCAGCGGCTTTGTGGACATGTACTACAGCACGAACTTCAATCAGCCGGCCGCGCGCACGGCCGGACTGCGCTCGTTTGACGTGAACAGCAATCAGTTCGGGCTGAACCTGGTCGAACTGGTCGCCGACAGGACGCCCGACGTGAACAACAGCCGCACCGGCTATCGCATCGCGCTCGGCTTCGGGCAGGCGATGAACGCGGTGAACGGCAGCGACGCCGGCGGCCTGAATTTCGCGCAGTATCTGAAGGAAGCCTACTTCTCGTATCTCGCGCCCGTCGGCAAAGGCCTGCAGGTGGACGCGGGCAAGTTCGTCACGCCGCACGGCGCCGAGGTCATCGAGACCAGGGACAACTGGAATTACTCGCGCGGTCTTTTGTTCAGCTACGCCATTCCCTACTACCACTTCGGAATGCGCGCCAGGTACAGCTTCAGCGACAAATACTCGCTCACCGGCTTCTTCGTGAACGGCTGGAACAACGTGGTCGACAACAATACCGGCAAGACCTACGGGCTGGGCCTGGGCTGGAACCCGACGAAGAAGATCAGCGTCGCGCAGAACTACATGGCCGGCCCGGAGCAGGGCGCCACGAACTCCAACTGGCGCCAGCTCTCCGATACCGTCGTCACCTGCACGCCCAACCCGCGGCTCTCCCTGATGGCCAACTACGACTACGGCCGCGGCGATCGCGTCGCCGGAGTGAAAGGTCCGGTGTACTGGACCGGCATTGCCGGCTACGTGCGTTACGCGCTGGGCGAACGCTACGCGCTGGCCACGCGCTACGAGTACTACCTGGACCACGACGGATTCACTACGGGCACGGCACAGCACATCCACGGCTTCACCGGAACGTTTCAGCGCGCCATCGCGCAGCACCTGCTCACGCGGCTCGAGTTCCGCCGCGACGTCTCGAACCAGCCGGTGTTCGCGCGCGGCCCGGGGCTCGACAAGGCGCAGAACACCTTCGCGGCGGGCATGGTCTACATGTTCGACAGCCGCGAAGGCGCGAACTGA